The genomic window TGCCCTGCCAGCACACCCTCTTTTGTGGTTATTTTTATCTACAGAGCAGTTCAGCAGTCCCTACAGTCAGGCCAAACTCAAATCCTGATTTCCAGCCAATGCTTGTGTAAGGACACAAGCCATTAAAGCACAGCTGCAATGTTCActatctatattttttttttattttttatttttttttttagtttcacaCTCAGTATCTGTGACTCTAGATTGGGACTGAAATAGCCACAAGCCGTGGTGTGTGGCTGGCTGTACCACTCACCCAGCCAAAGAAACAGGGCTGTGCACTGTGGTCCCTGCAGCTACTCAACATCAAGTCACTTCCAGAGCTTGCAGCTGAAGCCATGACTGGTTCTTTCCTGCAAACATGAGCTAAAAATGCTCCAGCCAGGTTTGAACTATTCGTATTTCTGACTCTGAATGGACAGACGCTGAccattcccttcccctctttgaTCAGCTCCAGTAAACAGCACTTTCTTCAGCTCAAATAAGAAGGAGGTATTTTGGTACAGCAGCTCAAGGGCCACCCAGCAGAGGGTTTGGGGGAAGTCCTCACCATGGGTTTTGCACAGTGTTTAATCTATGGTTgataatcacagagtcagagaatgcgCTGGGtcggaaggggcctttaaaggtcatctagtccacccctcagcactaagcagggacatccccagctagagcaggttgctcagaaccccttcaagcctgacctggaatgtctccaaggatggggacttcaccacatccctgggcagccaccctcacagtaaagagcaTGCATGTATAGTGGATCACAGGAATTGGCACAACAGGTGGTGTCCTCTcaccctgcttctcctgctAAGGGGCTGCTTGATTTGGAGTGTAAGAAGTGGAACTCTTTGACATCTCTGGGAACTCTGCTTATTTTTAAACTCTTCAGACCATTATCCCATCCCTCTGCAACCTCACAACCACCTCTGaaagtcatgaggtttagggtgacaggttggacttgatgatctttgaggtctcttccagccttcttgattctatgaggaAACGTAGGAAGGAGGAGAACAGAACCTCTCCCATGTCCTGCTCAGGTACAAGGGGTAGAGAGGGGAAGGGACTTGCCTATGGCTGGAGAGGAAGGTGGTCACAGTCACAGACTGAACCCAGCTCCTCAGAGCCCACACTCATCACAGGACCATCCCTGCTGCAAACCAAAGCCTATCATtagtctgctctgctgcagcctggctgtgcagagctAGAAATGTAAATgttgggcagcagcaggtatTCATTTGTAGCACTAATAAAGTATGTGCTGTTGAAAACTGAATTGATTCTTTCTTGTGCTTTGCCCCCTAGCCCCAAATATTTTGCTCTTTGGGTATAACCACTAAATAGGCTGAAAATTCCCTGCAGCTCAGACCAGACCCTCCCTATTCATTTGAGGAGAGCTGGAGGGGAAATGTGTGACCTGCAGACATTTTCACATTCAGTCCAGTGATGCTTCAGCCTGTACAAATTCCCTGGGGTTATTTTCCATACCTTTTCCCAAAATTCTTGGGGTTTCAGGACTGGAGAAGCCCTTTCCCATTTGTTTGGgcagccacacagctgctgaGTTACCCTGGTCTCCTTTCTGGCTCTCagctcagcatctctgctgtaaaTAACCCAGGAACTGCTCACAGGAGCCTGTTtttgaattttctttattttttttcttggcctTGTTTCTGTCCAGACCAGTGACAAGACTGGGGCTgacagcaggaacatctttccCCTCAGAGTCAGACAGCAAAGTTCCAGGCCAGTGTGAGGGGATGGCTGCTAtgcccctgccccaggcagcactTCAAAGGCATGGCTGGcagaaagaaacacagcagaacctctctgggtttatcttttctttacaagcccacagcaagcagagaaggctgcagagctcaAAGCACTGAGGCTGAGAGACAGTGTCTCAGCAAAGGGCTAAAACTGTCTTAAACTCCAAGCTGAATCTCCTATTAGGCAGAGAAAATACAGCACCAATTCTGCTTatgcagcagctctcaggcaaacaccccaggatgctcaaACTCAAACACAATCAGTCATGGAGATGTGAGCAGCCTTCAGCAAGCaaaacagagcagggcaggctgatGAGGAGTGAGGGCAGGGCCACCACCACCTGCATCCAAAgggaagggctggggctgctggggccctgggcaggctgctatGGGTGAGCAGGTGCCAGGAGGTGTGGGAATCACCGTGAGGCAGGAGGACAGGCCAGGAAGAGAGGAGGTCTCCCAGGTCCAGCTGGACCTTTGCTGGTGGGTTAACCTAGCACCAAGTGTGCAGACACTGAtcagtggctctgctggtcCCACTAGGCAGCATGCTCAGAGGGTCACCAGCACCTCCTCCTAGTGCCCCTGGTGCCCCTGGAGCCCACCTTCCCCGCAGTGCCAGTCAGCCTGGGAGACCCCACCCGAGCCCAAACTCAGGTCAGAAAAGAACCACTGCTTGTGTTTTGCAAAAAGGAATTTGGTagcttttctctccttcaggCATTGCTCTTTGGCTGcaacacagaattacagaatcaaccaggttggaaatgccttcaggatcatcaagtccaacctatcacccagtaCCACAGAGAACTGCACCCAGAACTCTCACAGTTACAAAACCATGGGGTTTTAATTCCTATTCAGCACACTCAGGAGGCTCAGTTTAACTGTTTGAGCTGAGAGTTCAGTCCAAACTTCTTGatcctgctccacagcagcccTCCAAACCTCCAAGCCACTTTACTTTTCAGTGTCTGGTCACTCCCTCGCTAGGGCACCCATGATGCCTGAAGGTTCTGCAGGGCTTTGTTGAAGGGCTGAAGATTTAAACTCCAGTAACTCATCCTGCAGGTAGTTTTAAGGCACAAGCAACTTTTCAGTAATGATCTGGCCTTCTCCTAGCATGCAGCATCTTAGAGTGTGCTTAGCAGGAAGAACTTCTGAGTAGGGGACTTGTGATGTTCATGCTGgaggctgtggcacagctgcagcatgtTGAGTGGCAGCATCATTTTCTCAGCATCATGCAGGACCATCAGCCTGTCTTCCAAAAAGGTTTGAATTTCTCCATGGCTTATTTTAAgcacccagagctgccccagtcTCCTGAGAAGGCTTCTAAGCTTGTCTCTCCACAGACTGCATACCGAGACTCTGTTCCTCAGTTCTGGGGATCCTCAGTTCTGTGGAAGGTATCCATACCAGTGGCACAGCAGCAAGAcggcctcctctgcactcactgtGATTAACAGAATCACCAAAAGGAGGCCAATTAATTTCCTAAGCAactaaattatttaaaataattacagcagagtgttttctcttttgttccaATGAACAGCGAAATTCGTAACACAAGAGGAACTCTATGGCCAGGAAAGATCTCCCTCaaacctgctgcagctcaggagtgAGGATGCTCTCCACTCTTCCCAGGCATGTTGGGTCTTACTTCaaacctctgctctgcagctgggatcTTCACAGTCCAAATAAGTGCCCTAAGCTCTAGGTGGCTGAGACTGCAGGGACAAGGCTCACCAACCAATCTTCAGCTCTGAAACTGCTTCTACATCCCCTAATGAATCTGGTCCCACAGAGTTTAGAGGCAAAATGTGATTTCTTCATGATGGAGAAACAGAGTGTTGAGGGCTTTGCTTCAAATTAAACCACAAACAtatacaaacaaaacaccaccaattTTTTAATTGAATCATCTCCAAATTTCAGCTTAAATCAGGCATTGGTATGGTGAAGTTAAGGGAAAATAtatgaagaaagggaaagacacCCACCTCTGATATATCTGACAAATTGATTCTGTTTCATATGGTTTTTAGCTGCCACAGGTGGACCAGATCTCTGTGAGAGCTCTTTGAGAACCTTCTGCAGTCCCCCTAGAACAAACCCTATTCCCTGTTCATGAACAAAAGCcttttctgcagctttgaaagaCCTAAATTCcacttctctgattctttacAGAAGAGCAGTGGGCTCCTCAGAAGGACTGTTGGCTTTGGCTGGTGCACAGGGCAGCAAATACATGGCCCAAAAGCAGAGATTTACTCTGAATCTGCAGGACACCTGGacccagctgagctgtgctcacTGCTCTTGTGAGAATCCATGATTTACAGAGATAATCCTCAGACATTTCAAGCTGGGCTGAAGATAGACACATTTCCAGCCCATGCCATCAACTCCATTCATCTGGAACAGGTGCCAAGCTTATGAAATCCTCCTGCTGTGTGGTAGACTCCACAGCATGCTTCATTAGCGACCAGCCGAGCAGCTCACCACCTCCAGCTTGCAGGCATTGCAAACAGTCTGGAGATCAGAGACCCAAACCTGGGAAGCAAAGGAGGCAAGGTTTCAAAGGCAGAGGGGATTTAGCCAGACAATGCCAGCCTCTGTCaaacctgctcccagcccctctcATCCTCACTCATCTGAGTGCACACAGCTGTCTGTCTTCTCTAATTCAGGGCTGCAATGCTTGTGGCTGGAAGTGCTAGACGTGGCTGTGGCAGGCTGATTAAAAACAACATCTAATAAATTGCCAAATGCCATTTACCCTGGATAACCTCCTTAGCTGAAACTCTCTGTAtctgctggggctgctttgATGTGTCCTCCTGCTCTTTCAGCCCAGATGTTGTCATAGATTTGCTGACGGTGACTGCAGCCCAGCTTTGAAATGCGCTCTGGCAGGAGACACTTTCCCATCCTGTCTCAGATGGGATCTGctgtttttctcccctctcaCATTTTTCTTACTGAGGCCGTTGGGATGAATAAAGGCTCTTTGTTCATGCAGCCTGCTTGctgaagcttttatttttcacaaacTAAGCCgaaatggcagcagcagcacttcaatAGATGAGATGGGTCTTAAACACCAGGGTGATGGCCAGCACTTGAACACCACTTTCAGCTGCAAACATGGACAATGAAAAAGGTGTGGGAACCTTAGGAGCCCCAGAAACACTTTCTTCCTCTATCTTAAGcctaattaaaattaaaattaaaaaaacaacaaaaaacaaacaacaaacaaacaaaacaaaacaaaaccaaaaaacaaaaccccaaaactctaCTGAGTGAGGAAATTCTCCAGTTTTCTCTTGAATGTGATGGTCAGATGCACTTAGAGAGTAGCAGTGGATGCTCACTTATAGCATGACAGAAAACAGCCTCAgtttgtgccagggaaggcttagattggatattaggaaaaatgtctttggaatGGTTGTCAACccctgaacaggctgcctagggaagttctgcagtcaccatgcctggagggattTGGAAGATatgtaaatgtggtgctgagggacatggtttagtgtagacttggtagtgttaggaCCATAGAACAcaagattggaagggacctcagggatcatttGGTCCAATCTTCGTTGGCGACAGCATGGTCTAgataggagaaacttcttcactgaatggGTTCTCAAaaactggaacaagctccccagagaggtggctgaatccccatccctggagatgtttcaaagctgcagagctgtgatgctgaggtCCACAGGTTAGCTCCAGCCTTGGCAGTCCTAAGAGAACGGTGGGACTGggtctgaaagggcttttccaacgaGAAGAGTCCTGTGAGGGGCACCCTGTCCGGCTAAAGAGTCCAACACTGGGACTCTGCGACTTCTCCGGGTGACATTCCCCTGGCTGCTTGCTCTTGTGCAAAACTTCCCCGGTGTGTGCAGTCGGCATCTCCCCAGAGTAACCTGCACCCATTCCCCATCCCTTAGCATGCACTCCCCGCAGGGAGGGagtctccaacctcctctggagTCACACTGTGGGTGATGAGGAGGTGTCCCCTAACCTCAGCGACACGTGAGTTTCTGTCACACGGCCACGTATGGGCTAGCAGGGTGCCGGATCCCCGCTTCCGTACGGACCCACTCCTGTCTCGGTGCCACTCCCGGCGCAGCGCTGTAGGGGCCGGAGCGGCGACACTACGCGTGCGCGCAGCCCGCTCCGGGACCCGTTTCCAGCTCGGCGGGCGCCGCCAGGGGGCGCTGGAGCGGTGCGGCTGCAGGAGCGTCGGGCGCGCGGGCCGTGACGCGATACGGCGGCCGAGCGCCggcagcagggagagatggAGCGGCTGGAACGCTGCGGGCGGTGGTTGCGGGCCAGGCTGGCTAGCGGGCAGGTGCGCCGCcgcctgccctggctgctgctcgcCATCGTCCTCGTCGGGTCCGCCCTCAAAGACAATGACTTGGTGCCCGAGACGCCCATGCAGAACAAGCGCAACCCGCTCAACGTGTGAGGAGAGGCGGGGGGAAGCGGGGCGGTGGAGGGGGCGCAAGCCCTGTGGGTCGGGCTGGGGGGAGCCTGTGGGACGGGGGACACTCGGCCTTAACCGGAGCGGGGGCTGTGCTCTGGCCCCCTGTCCTCTCCTGGGGCGGGGGATCTGCCCCGAGGGGCTAGGGAGGTGACacgggggtggggggagaacagagggctggaggcacCCACCTGCGGCCTGTGTGGGCCCTGACGGGGGTAGGGGAGGCAGAGAGGCCTCGGGTCTCAGCTGAAGGTGGCTGTAGCGGGTCTGAGTGACTCAGGCTGGTCCCAGCGCCAGGGGGGTGTAGGGGTGACGCTAGTGAGGAGTCAGACACTGTGTGCTGGTCTGTGGGGTGGTGGAGATGATGATTTCTGTTAGATTTCCTGCTCCTAATGTCTGGTATGGTCTACAGGACTGTCAGGTAACTGTACAGGTGGAGTTTCTTActctgttggatttttttttttttaagaggaatagaaggattattttttcttttaactccCTGGTAATTCCTCGTATTTGAGTAAACTGATAGTCACTGAACTGGCCTAAAAGCAAGCTGAAGAAATTGAGTTTTTGATCACCTCTTCTAAAAATAGAGTTGCTGCTATCCTTTCCAAGTACTTAGGAGTGATTTTAGTGGCTTAGTCATAACCTTTGAACGTTTTGAAGGGTGTGAGGAAGGCGATGGACTGGGCCAGGACACGTGTGCTTCACCTGCTAGGGGTCAGAAAGCACAGCTCCTGTTTTGCCCTGGTGATGTGGGGAATTTTGTACCTTATTGATTCCAGTGTGTCATTTGGTGACGTGTGGGAGAGGAGCTGATTTTAGTGTGATTGAGAAGGACTGGCAGGAGCACCTAGTGAAACTGATCATGCAGTAAAAAAACATTACTGCAATTCAATTTTCTCCCTTCAAACAGAGGAAGGTTCACTGTACTGACAAGtcctgaaacatttttttccccacagattaTTCATCTGCTGACTTGCTGGCAGCAGTTCTGCCAATAGTCTCTTTTTCTTTGAACTGTCTGAGTAAAATGGggattttcttttcaattacTGTTCCATGGTGGCAGCTGTAGTTGCCATGCAGATGCCATTCCTTCTATAAATGAAGGATTCCTCAATTGTTGGGCAAGGCCCTGAGAGGTTTTGTTAGAGTCTTAATGAAGGTACAGCATTCTGTGCCTACTTGGGTCTGTTTGCAGTGCTGAGGTGACGATGAAGTGATGACTGtgtgccagcacacagctgaatTTCAGCTCGGCCACAGACCAGAGTTctgctttctctgtcttttgaaTTGGAGTATTGGGTAACAAGAGGGCTGCACAGTTCCCCTCTCATACCAGCTGATGTGAAGCAAGCTTTGTTGGAAGGTGCTAGCAGGAGAAAACAAGATCATAGACTGTGGTCTCCTTAACACATTAATAAATTCACTTGCACAAGCTCCACTGCCATATTGGAAATGAGAAGTAGTGGATTGAGAGGTGGAAGGGTGTGTGTCTGCCAAAGGAAAGCACTCATTGATAagggacagcagaggagcaAACATGGTGCTGCTTCATTCATTTTGTGAGGTAGTGAGGGAGGAGAAGCTTCCTGGGCTGAGCAGGGAACAGTCAGCCCTTCTGGCTACCTTATTCAGTGCTGAGAGGTTGAGGTTGTGAAGGGTCTTTGAAAGCCAAGATAtttgggatggaggaggagagtCAGAGAAAGGGTTACTGTGGCCAGGGTGGCAAgctaaaaataaatcctttgcAGCTGCATTTAGAGtagggcagagtggagcaggTTTGTAGGGTAAAAGGGATTGCAAAACTGAACTGCAGATTGTGACAAGTCTGAACAAGGGCTCTGGGTCTGAgggggacagctgagggacctggctgAGGAAGTGTTCAGGTGTAGGGCCTGAGAGAACAGTGGGGAGAGGGCTGATTTCAGCTGtgctttactttgagggtagGGCACAAGTATCTAATTCAGATGGCTTTGAACACTGACACCGAAAAGACCCCTCCTGAAGCTGTACCATGTCCCACAGCTCCTCAGAAGTTTCACGCTTCTCTCTTGGCTTTCCTCTGGCAGGTATTTTGTGAAGGTGGCTTGGGCATGGACCTTGTGGCTTCTGCTTCCCTTCATGACAGTCACCACCTACCAGTTTGCCAAGAGCAAGTTCCGTTATGGTCCCACCAAGAGCATTTTGCTGGTGCTGCGGCGCCTGAGTGCCCTGCTGGTGGGCACTGCCATCTGGTACGTCTGCACTGGGCTCTTCCTCTACATTGAGAACCTCACAGGCTCATGCTCCATCCCGGGTGGGGGCAGTGAGCTCCACCAGCCGCCCACCACCAAGCAGGAGTGCCACCGGGGCAGCGGCATCTGGATCGGCTTCGACATCTCAGGCCACTGCTTCCTGCTCTCCTACTGCGCCCTGCTGATCATGGAGGAGGTGGCGGTGCTGGAGGGCCTGGCCACAGAGCAGAACTCCAAGCTGCGGGTTGTCATTGATGGCCTCTTTGTTTCCCTGTGCCTCCTCACTGTGATCTGGGTGTTCATGTTCCTCTGCACTGCCCTTTATTTCCATGACTTCAGTCAGAAGCTGCTGGGTGTGCTGATAGGTCTGGCAGCTTGGTATGGGACGTACAGGTTTTGGTACTTGAAACCCTTTTCTCCTGGACTGCCTCTTCCAAATGTTCCTCTGAGTTCCAAGAAATACAGCTACAGCAGATAAAACCAGTTCTGGCAGGGATGGATTTTGCTTTCAGCACTGGAATAGTTGATTGTAGGATGGTTACTGTATCCCCTCTGTACGGTACgaggtgctgggctggaggaaCCCAAATTGTAGTCGCCACTGGCCGACAAGTGGCAGTGAGCTTCTGccttgggagaaaaaaatggcTGCTGGAAGAGATCTGCTCTTGGttaggagctgctggctgccctgctcGGCAAAGAACTCAGAGCTTGGATCTGTTCCTCTTGCTAATGAATGGAGGAGCAGGTCCAAGGCTGACAGAGACCTTTGCATTGGTGTCAGATTAATTCTCCCTCTTTCCGTTTGGTTTATTTCTGTCTAATTATCACAGGTGATCCAAACCTGGGTTTTAATGCTCCTATTTGTTGCCTTATGGGGCGCACTGACAGTGATGGTGCTGCTGAGTGTTGTGGAagcatcagcagtgtgcaggacTGCTGTGAGACTGCAACAGCTCAACCTAACTACACTAATTTGCCACAATGCTGCTTAGCTgtctgcaccttctgcagcagGGTACCTTGAAGTGGAGTGTCTGAAGCAGACTGACTAaatccctgcctgcctttgaaAAGGAAACTCTTGAAAACCAAGCCTTAACTTTCTCCTTAGGGGAAGTGTCTGTAAGAACATTTTGGTCATTTTAttcttaacaggaaaaaaacccaaacccctttCAATGTTGCTAAAAGCTTTGGTATGAGAACTGggggttaattttttttttttaatcctgagaGTTGCAGCCTTTGCAACAGGGAGCACTTTGTGCTCTGATCCTGATGTGGTGTTAAAGCCACATAGCTTGAGCTGCTctttccccagcagcctgcttggTAATGGGTGAGACACCTTGTTTGGCCTAGGAGCTGCAAGCATTGTGCTTGAAGCAATATTTATTCTTGCTTAGCCAGCAGTATCAATAAGCTGCTTAATTTTGATTGCACATAAAGCTGTGTGGCCACTTTGGATGTGGCTGAAAACCCACTCCTGATTAGAACACTACTAGTAAGTAATGAATAGCAGTAAGGTAGGATGGGTTTACCTATCATACCAATCAGACATTTAACATAGTTTTTATCTCAAAAAGCCTTTTATTGTTTCATAGAGGCTTGTTTATGCCCCAACTGCACAAAGCTCGTTTGGCAGTCATAGTGAGGAGCAAGGCAgccagaaggggctgtgggcagggatgtGGACAGTGTCTGCTCCTCTGGCCGTCAGCAGATGGCCTCTGGCTGGAGCCTCTGACTCCAAAGGGATTgttctgctgagtgcagggaatGATGCACCACAGCCTAATCTCACTGCGTTTCCTTTTGCTATCTCAACAGCTCTCTTccagcaagagagcagcagcatttaCAATAAACGCAGCAGTGTTAGTTCCACCCTGTGGCCTGCCTCTGAGGAGAGCTGAATTCACCTGAGTACCTGCTGAATTCAGTGGCAAGTGTTCTGTGTTCTGGGGAAGCAGAGATCACCTCTCTGAAGGAAGCGGTTTCAGCAGgttctgtgttttctgctcctccttttgtttttgtgttaaaCTGCCTTTTGAGCTGACTCTTTAGAAAGCTTGCACTGATTAACTCATATTGGGTTTAACTCAATCTGTTTGAACAATGCAAATTCCTTTGCAGACTTCTTTTGATGTAATGTAAGCCTGCTCCCAACAGAGTTAAGCTAAAGCAGAAGCCACCTTCACCATGAAAAAGGATTAAATACCCAGAGGGTTTTCTGGTTAATTTCATTACATGTAAATGTCTCTTTATGTAactgctgcacagacacagcctTGGACCAGGAAGGAGTATTTATTGAAACCAGCTGATTGCTGATGTTCAGCTCCACAGGTATTTTGTGCAGTCACTACGTGTATCTCTCTCTCCACTCCTCAGCAGTGTCCTTTTGATTATGGAAGTCATGTGGCATGTGATTATTTGCAGAGCTTTTATTTAAACAATGAAAGAAAAGTACTGGGAAACTTTTGTGTTTGTGTCATTGAGAATCTCTTCCTGACGTCtaaagggatgctgctgctcttcatttcCTGGGATGTTCCAGCCTCCTGGTGCTCCCGTGACTACTGAGATGGGAACAGAGTGACACTGATCATTCTGCAGTGTGTGAAGGGgttaatgcagcccaggttcTCCAAAGTGCAGGGCATtggaagaaacaaaccaaagccaTGCCTGACAAAAAAACAGTTTCCTGCTGTGTAGCTGTACCCAAGGCAGTTCATTTTCTAGACATGGACAGGTAGCAGAGTGGCAGCCTGATCCTTGAAATAGATGGGAAAacccctgcaggctgcagcagtgcctctGAGTTTGGAGATCTTGGTGCTCGTGTCATTCTTGGTACCCAGGGACCATGTGCCAGCTGTGGGCTTCAAATTCCCTTCTGCTCCAGACCTTTGAGCATTTGGGCTGTGTTTCAGAGCAGGTCTTTGCTTCCTTGCAGTTTAACTGAAAACTGACGTTGCAGATTTTCTGTTTATGCATTTGCCGTCACTGTTACCTGACTGACTTCCCTCTCCCAGATGCACTTTGCTCATGAGAATAAAAAAGCTTCTCTGCAACAGATTTGTAGCCAAAGTGCTGCAGGTGGCCAGATGTGATGGCCTGTGCCAAGGCACAaatcagctggcagcaggcatgAATTTGTCCCAAGCTGTTTAAAAAGTGTAACATTTTAAAGATaaattttcctgttttgtagtgaattcatagaatggtctgggttggaagggacctctgaaggtcattcagtccaacctcttccgcagtcagcaggggcatcctcaactagatcaggctgcccacagccctttcGAGCCCCACGAAGGCAGCAGCTGTAATCATAACAAACTTTGCCTttcactgtttgcttttctgcattAAAGTGTTCCTGCAGTTCCTCTAGAGCCATCTTTCTGTGTCTGGGGAATTTTCTGTCTCTAGCTCCTTCCTGGCATATTCCTTCTTTCAGTGTCTGTTTGCTCGTCCCTCAGTGCCATGTTTGTGCAGCCTgtcctgtgtgctctgtgtcACAGCACGTTCGTAGGGGCAGCTTTGACACAATtgatggggctggggcagggctcaGTGCTTTAAGCATTTTCCTCTGCAGGGGCCAGCAGGGATGAGACTCTAAGCTGGAACACCCTGGGAAGATTAACTGGATTAGGACTCGTTTCACTCTTCACTTACCTGGGACTCCTCCAAAAGTTTGCGTCACTGAAGGCAAGACAGGAAAGTTCAGATCTTCTGtaagagctctgagcagcccagaCTTGAACGTGTCTGAGCCTTTGATTCTTCCTTAAAGTCTCTGGCTGAAGCAGATTTGTCCCATGCATACTTCCCTGCTCAGCAGTGTTCTTGGATTGCCAGTTTCTTTCTGTGTGCTGAAACCTGGGTTGGGGAGTGGCTGCAGAAGTCACCCTCTGGAGTGTTAGGCTCTGTGGCCATTAATGGCCAAGGGACAGACACCCAGTTCTGcactgcaggggctgctgtggtAGGCTAAATGCTTGGGAGAAGGGTGAGCACAGGTCTGTGGTCACTCCTTACAGGGAAGCCATACCTGGGTTTTCCCATTGTAGCTCAGAGTAGATGCCTGCATCTCTGAAGTCAGCCTTTTGTATCACTTTGCTCAGCttgtctttctc from Indicator indicator isolate 239-I01 chromosome 24, UM_Iind_1.1, whole genome shotgun sequence includes these protein-coding regions:
- the FITM2 gene encoding acyl-coenzyme A diphosphatase FITM2; this translates as MERLERCGRWLRARLASGQVRRRLPWLLLAIVLVGSALKDNDLVPETPMQNKRNPLNVYFVKVAWAWTLWLLLPFMTVTTYQFAKSKFRYGPTKSILLVLRRLSALLVGTAIWYVCTGLFLYIENLTGSCSIPGGGSELHQPPTTKQECHRGSGIWIGFDISGHCFLLSYCALLIMEEVAVLEGLATEQNSKLRVVIDGLFVSLCLLTVIWVFMFLCTALYFHDFSQKLLGVLIGLAAWYGTYRFWYLKPFSPGLPLPNVPLSSKKYSYSR